A genomic segment from Brienomyrus brachyistius isolate T26 chromosome 9, BBRACH_0.4, whole genome shotgun sequence encodes:
- the LOC125748880 gene encoding peroxisomal carnitine O-octanoyltransferase-like isoform X1, with protein MEKQVFETAAERTFQYQGALPPLPVPSLEETLRKYLDAVRPFATEEEFRATKGIVKRFGEGLGKDLHQQLLQRARTRRNWLEEWWLNTAYLEVRMPSQLNVNFAGPAPYLEHCWPPQDGTQLERTSLATWYTLQYWDLIRTEKLAVQKVGSVPLDMDQFRMLFCTCKVPGVDTDTIHNYFKTESEGLCPSHLVVMCRGRIFAFDAVYDGRILTPPELLRQLSYIKEMCEREPEGEGVSALTTEERTRWAKVREYLICIDPMNEAVLETIQSSLFVVSLDESRPYSSPENYTAMTLAALTGDPTVRWGDKSYNFLCFADGTFGSNCDHAPYDAMVLVSMCYYNDQKLKACGGVWKGLEIVRDVPLPKELVFTLDDRVRGDIALAKQHYLETGSDIQVLCYAFTAFGKAAIKRGKVHPDTFVQLALQLAYFRLHGRSGCCYETATTRRFYHGRTETMRPCTLEAQQWCQSMVDPTASMSTRRKKLLEAVSKHNRLMKEAQDGKGFDRHLLGLYLTAKEMGLSVPDLYNDPLYFRSGGGGNFVLSTSLVGYTTVIGAVAPMLHYGYGFFYRIRDDRIVVSCSAWKSCPDTDAEKLFQNLSVAFQDMLHLTTLSQL; from the exons ATGGAGAAGCAGGTGTTTGAGACGGCGGCCGAACGCACCTTCCAGTACCAGGGCGCCCTGCCTCCGCTCCCCGTCCCGTCGCTGGAGGAGACGCTTCGCAAGTACCTGGATGCAG TGAGGCCCTTTGCCACGGAGGAGGAGTTCCGAGCAACTAAGGGGATCGTGAAACGTTTTGGGGAGGGGCTTGGGAAAGACCTGCATCAGCAACTCCTGCAGAGAGCCAGAACCAGGCGAAATTGG TTGGAGGAATGGTGGCTGAACACTGCCTACCTGGAGGTCCGTATGCCCTCCCAGCTGAATGTGAACTTTGCTGGTCCAGCCCCATACCTGGAACACTGCTGGCCTCCGCAGGACGGCACGCAGCTGGAGCGGACCAGCCTGGCTACGTGGTACACGCTGCAGTACTGGGATCTCATCCGCAC AGAGAAGCTGGCTGTCCAGAAGGTGGGGAGCGTCCCTCTGGACATGGACCAGTTCCGCATGCTCTTCTGTACCTGCAAAGTTCCTGGGGTCGACACAGACACCATTCACAACTACTTCAAGACTG AGAGCGAGGGGCTGTGCCCCTCCCACCTCGTGGTCATGTGCCGAGGCCGGATCTTCGCCTTTGACGCCGTGTACGACGGACGCATCCTCACGCCCCCAGAGCTGCTCCG GCAATTAAGCTACATCAAGGAGATGTGCGAGAGGGAGCCAGAAGGTGAGGGGGTCTCGGCCCTGACCACCGAGGAGAGGACTCGCTGGGCCAAG GTGAGGGAGTATCTCATCTGCATTGACCCCATGAACGAGGCCGTCCTGGAGACCATTCAGAGCAGCCTGTTCGTGGTGTCGCTGGACGAGTCGCGGCCCTACTCCTCTCCTGAGAACTACACCGCG ATGACATTGGCAGCCCTGACGGGAGACCCTACAGTTCGCTGGGGAGACAAATCCTACAACTTCTTGTGCTTCGCGGATGGCACCTTCGGGTCCAACTGTGAC CATGCCCCTTATGATGCCATGGTGCTGGTGTCCATGTGTTACTACAAcgatcagaagctgaaagcctGTGGGGGAGTCTGGAAG GGCTTGGAGATTGTCCGGGACGTCCCATTACCGAAGGAGCTCGTCTTCACGCTGGATGACAGAGTGAGAGGGGACATCGCATTGGCCAAGCAGCACTATCTGGAAACT GGCAGTGACATCCAGGTGCTCTGCTACGCTTTCACAGCCTTCGGCAAAGCGGCCATCAAGCGCGGGAAGGTCCACCCAGACACCTTTGTCCAGCTGGCCCTGCAGCTGGCCTACTTCCGGCTCCATGGGAG GTCGGGCTGTTGCTATGAGACAGCCACCACTCGGCGTTTCTATCATGGCCGCACGGAGACCATGAGGCCCTGCACACTGGAGGCGCAGCAGTGGTGCCAGTCCATGGTGGACCCCACAGCCAGT ATGAGCACCAGGCGGAAGAAGCTTCTGGAAGCAGTCAGCAAGCACAACAGGCTGATGAAAGAGGCCCAGGATGGAAAGG GTTTTGACCGGCACCTTCTGGGCCTATATCTGACTGCCAAAGAGATGGGGCTTTCTGTACCAGACCTCTACAATGATCCACTGTACTTCAGGAG CGGCGGAGGGGGGAACTTTGTCCTCTCGACCAGCCTGGTGGGTTACACCACCGTGATTGGTGCAGTCGCCCCCATGTTGCATTACGGCTACGGGTTCTTCTACCGCATCAGAGATGACAG gattgtGGTGTCCTGCTCGGCCTGGAAGTCCTGCCCTGACACCGATGCAGAGAAGCTCTTCCAGAACCTCAGCGTGGCCTTCCAGGACATGCTGCACCTCACCACCCTGTCTCAGCTCTAG
- the LOC125748880 gene encoding peroxisomal carnitine O-octanoyltransferase-like isoform X3, producing MTLQEEFEQLAEDVKNVKTRPDDQELLDMYGLYKQAIVGDINTEKPGMLDLKGKAKWEAWSSRAVRPFATEEEFRATKGIVKRFGEGLGKDLHQQLLQRARTRRNWLEEWWLNTAYLEVRMPSQLNVNFAGPAPYLEHCWPPQDGTQLERTSLATWYTLQYWDLIRTEKLAVQKVGSVPLDMDQFRMLFCTCKVPGVDTDTIHNYFKTESEGLCPSHLVVMCRGRIFAFDAVYDGRILTPPELLRQLSYIKEMCEREPEGEGVSALTTEERTRWAKVREYLICIDPMNEAVLETIQSSLFVVSLDESRPYSSPENYTAMTLAALTGDPTVRWGDKSYNFLCFADGTFGSNCDHAPYDAMVLVSMCYYNDQKLKACGGVWKGLEIVRDVPLPKELVFTLDDRVRGDIALAKQHYLETGSDIQVLCYAFTAFGKAAIKRGKVHPDTFVQLALQLAYFRLHGRSGCCYETATTRRFYHGRTETMRPCTLEAQQWCQSMVDPTASMSTRRKKLLEAVSKHNRLMKEAQDGKGFDRHLLGLYLTAKEMGLSVPDLYNDPLYFRSGGGGNFVLSTSLVGYTTVIGAVAPMLHYGYGFFYRIRDDRIVVSCSAWKSCPDTDAEKLFQNLSVAFQDMLHLTTLSQL from the exons TGAGGCCCTTTGCCACGGAGGAGGAGTTCCGAGCAACTAAGGGGATCGTGAAACGTTTTGGGGAGGGGCTTGGGAAAGACCTGCATCAGCAACTCCTGCAGAGAGCCAGAACCAGGCGAAATTGG TTGGAGGAATGGTGGCTGAACACTGCCTACCTGGAGGTCCGTATGCCCTCCCAGCTGAATGTGAACTTTGCTGGTCCAGCCCCATACCTGGAACACTGCTGGCCTCCGCAGGACGGCACGCAGCTGGAGCGGACCAGCCTGGCTACGTGGTACACGCTGCAGTACTGGGATCTCATCCGCAC AGAGAAGCTGGCTGTCCAGAAGGTGGGGAGCGTCCCTCTGGACATGGACCAGTTCCGCATGCTCTTCTGTACCTGCAAAGTTCCTGGGGTCGACACAGACACCATTCACAACTACTTCAAGACTG AGAGCGAGGGGCTGTGCCCCTCCCACCTCGTGGTCATGTGCCGAGGCCGGATCTTCGCCTTTGACGCCGTGTACGACGGACGCATCCTCACGCCCCCAGAGCTGCTCCG GCAATTAAGCTACATCAAGGAGATGTGCGAGAGGGAGCCAGAAGGTGAGGGGGTCTCGGCCCTGACCACCGAGGAGAGGACTCGCTGGGCCAAG GTGAGGGAGTATCTCATCTGCATTGACCCCATGAACGAGGCCGTCCTGGAGACCATTCAGAGCAGCCTGTTCGTGGTGTCGCTGGACGAGTCGCGGCCCTACTCCTCTCCTGAGAACTACACCGCG ATGACATTGGCAGCCCTGACGGGAGACCCTACAGTTCGCTGGGGAGACAAATCCTACAACTTCTTGTGCTTCGCGGATGGCACCTTCGGGTCCAACTGTGAC CATGCCCCTTATGATGCCATGGTGCTGGTGTCCATGTGTTACTACAAcgatcagaagctgaaagcctGTGGGGGAGTCTGGAAG GGCTTGGAGATTGTCCGGGACGTCCCATTACCGAAGGAGCTCGTCTTCACGCTGGATGACAGAGTGAGAGGGGACATCGCATTGGCCAAGCAGCACTATCTGGAAACT GGCAGTGACATCCAGGTGCTCTGCTACGCTTTCACAGCCTTCGGCAAAGCGGCCATCAAGCGCGGGAAGGTCCACCCAGACACCTTTGTCCAGCTGGCCCTGCAGCTGGCCTACTTCCGGCTCCATGGGAG GTCGGGCTGTTGCTATGAGACAGCCACCACTCGGCGTTTCTATCATGGCCGCACGGAGACCATGAGGCCCTGCACACTGGAGGCGCAGCAGTGGTGCCAGTCCATGGTGGACCCCACAGCCAGT ATGAGCACCAGGCGGAAGAAGCTTCTGGAAGCAGTCAGCAAGCACAACAGGCTGATGAAAGAGGCCCAGGATGGAAAGG GTTTTGACCGGCACCTTCTGGGCCTATATCTGACTGCCAAAGAGATGGGGCTTTCTGTACCAGACCTCTACAATGATCCACTGTACTTCAGGAG CGGCGGAGGGGGGAACTTTGTCCTCTCGACCAGCCTGGTGGGTTACACCACCGTGATTGGTGCAGTCGCCCCCATGTTGCATTACGGCTACGGGTTCTTCTACCGCATCAGAGATGACAG gattgtGGTGTCCTGCTCGGCCTGGAAGTCCTGCCCTGACACCGATGCAGAGAAGCTCTTCCAGAACCTCAGCGTGGCCTTCCAGGACATGCTGCACCTCACCACCCTGTCTCAGCTCTAG